One window from the genome of Penaeus monodon isolate SGIC_2016 chromosome 2, NSTDA_Pmon_1, whole genome shotgun sequence encodes:
- the LOC119582851 gene encoding uncharacterized protein LOC119582851 isoform X19: MEKLGRYFHWPRKHVRPHRARDRPSPVHPITFRRLRPKSMRFSITASTTAETTMATEPPTTTSGPDRGSTSTPTPTTTVEITTVSGTTLPTTTEITGPTTTAGITTTGSTVTTTEGPTTTAGPMVITTEGPTTTVGPTVTTTEVPVTEQTAPTTQAPDVETTIQTTTKAPVTEPPVTAAPTQAPDTETTTKEQTEPPVTQAPDTETTTKTEVTAKQTESPVTAAPATQAPDTETTTKAKEQTEAPATAAPAPDTETTTKEQTEAPATAAPAPDTETTTKEQTEAPATAAPAPDTETTTKEQTEAPATPAPAPDTETTTKAQEQTEAPVTAAPVTAAPVTAAPITAAPAPETTTKAKEQTEAPTAAPAPETTTKAKEQTEPPVTAAPVPAPETTTKAQEQTEAPVTAAPAPETTTKAKEQTEAPVTAAPVPAPETTTKAKEEQTDAPATAAPAPETTTKAKEQTDSPVTAAPVPAPETTKAPEPVTEAPAPEPVTDAPVEVTTAQFNTSGFTGSVSTYFTIGTSDSSTITISFGVEIILKMTKEKTFTFVFVLQVRSSGTVTETFSSMASLAALSGVRQETVMGRAEVNEEGTDTTTFVSALDRQNKTSTSNNTECLYTMEVILMKIQFTNKLTGELYPCDLDNQANAEPPYLEIIDHYNNTVINRYCYLDKNVSIHSFGDQMFGYIVTNGDPNIVPDIQAVQIKEEFCCGGVFYGAFRVPLIIPSPDYPQYKPHMRCPFVFRCDEDYDDCVIRLEFENFNLASNDVSRSRRQALNESDFGNGTAATTLAPYVPPTGPDFNRTICAGEDVVRVSQCGSISAINSREFCADNPPSQVYTGYKEVLMYFDSNDERQDQGFVIKFTPKDRRKWIYSDAELEPKCTCAHNLPNQIRKYFRKRNKNKTNKAKANKEPLRRVRREEREKLKERRTVEKEGKLPERRKRKQKNEENKDRSTNDQGKKREDDVEGPKRRRKKMKKMEGGDSNTEGQNKGKNGRDKEEKDGEKPQGRKKKRMNVGDKDRDAENQKKKNGGDIEENVNGPKRRRKNGGGGNEENAKRQKRRRKNGGGGNEENAKRQKRRRKKIGNTNASENEGGNQREQKKIAKDRRKDTLLEKKEKRLQRKNKNGEEDMPMTRAFNGKTNRKRQQYPWLVSVIQYERPLVKNKVKGDRPVERLCGGTLLSDRYVLTTTSCCTYCKTVWEKKNKKNIKLRKKRDAEGENNKMANKRKRRKKEEDKKGEVKEGEDDMDTEKKGGNQRRRRKNKKTNEELENGGNNRDKDEKAKGIGKGKGMKRGDKKTDKENDNDDDNKGKGKGKKKGDKKNDKENDNDDDDKGKGKRKKKGHKKKNDNQNDNDDANKNKKRRKGEKRGNKKKEDREKGAGNGQGDTAPRQNQNKRRNPLKKDVGAIIGEGSINIKKLGDVKPLKIGGIFIPSDCYDKMGKTELNGEPLYPVECPVLLKLKKKVKFNRFIKPMCMPIFDKIKINKERAASLGYGTRKASKTEPSKIPAEVINMRVLKKCEKRLKMKLDKTMICTKGKKKSGHMCFFDEGAPLLNVKVTGSGYKQHANLYGALVVPSCQLEDKKKKKNRREKRDTDENEPKEKRRKLRRRKQETPGTATASKPRQEAKRQGKEGAPGDRPKRKKKLRKMGDVGGEESQQTKPKKLRRKLGRQGQKDKKSILQDGGGDEYNPRKYNKFYIDVWVNIRSYKKWILNVVFNKKKAKACQRPKHFKSVPDIAKKFEIEDPCPF; encoded by the exons ATGGAAAAGCTTGGCCGGTATTTCCATTGGCCACGCAAGCACGTGAGACCTCACCGCGCGAGAGACCGACCTTCGCCTGTCCATCCAATCACCTTTCGTCGCCTAAGGCCTAAGTCCATGCGCTTCTCCATCACAGCTTCCACGACGGCGGAAACCACGATGGCCACGGAGCCTCCGACGACCACCTCAGGGCCGGACCGAG GAAGTACCTCAACGCCTACACCCACAACCACGGTTGAAATTACAACAGTTTCTGGTACGACTCTACCTACAACAACAGAAATTACAGGCCCTACAACAACTGCAGGTATCACAACTACAGGATCTACAGTTACAACCACAGAAGGTCCAACAACAACAGCTGGACCTATGGTTATAACTACAGAAGGTCCTACAACAACAGTTGGACCCACAGTTACAACTACAGAAG TGCCCGTTACAGAACAAACGGCGCCGACAACGCAAGCTCCAGATGTAGAGACTACTATTCAAACTACAACTAAGG CCCCAGTTACAGAACCTCCAGTAACAGCAGCACCAACACAAGCCCCAGATACAGAAACAACCACGAAAG AACAAACGGAACCACCAGTGACACAGGCGCCCGATACAGAAACTACCACGAAAACTGAAG TAACTGCAAAACAAACGGAATCGCCTGTAACGGCAGCACCTGCAACGCAGGCGCCAGACACAGAAACTACCACGAAAGCTAAAG AGCAAACGGAGGCTCCAGCAACAGCAGCACCAGCGCCTGATACAGAAACCACCAcaaaag AGCAAACGGAGGCTCCAGCAACAGCAGCACCTGCGCCTGATACAGAAACCACCAcaaaag AGCAAACGGAGGCTCCAGCAACAGCAGCACCTGCGCCTGATACAGAAACCACCACAAAAG AGCAAACGGAAGCGCCGGCAACACCAGCACCAGCGCCAGATACAGAAACTACCACAAAAGCTCAAG AGCAAACAGAAGCTCCGGTAACTGCAGCTCCGGTAACTGCAGCTCCGGTAACTGCAGCTCCGATAACTGCAGCTCCTGCACCAGAAACTACCACAAAAGCTAAAG AACAAACGGAAGCTCCAACAGCAGCGCCAGCACCGGAAACTACCACAAAGGCTAAAG AACAAACGGAGCCACCAGTAACTGCAGCACCTGTACCTGCGCCTGAGACTACCACAAAAGCCCAAG AGCAAACAGAAGCTCCAGTAACAGCGGCACCTGCACCGGAAACAACCACAAAAGCTAAAG AACAAACAGAAGCACCAGTAACTGCAGCACCGGTACCTGCACCAGAAACTACCACAAAGGCTAAGGAAG AGCAAACAGATGCCCCAGCAACAGCAGCGCCTGCACCAGAAACTACCACAAAAGCTAAAG AGCAAACGGACTCACCAGTTACTGCAGCACCGGTACCTGCACCAGAAACTACAAAAGCTCCAG AACCAGTGACAGAAGCACCCGCACCGGAACCTGTAACGGACGCCCCAGTAGAAG TGACCACAGCCCAGTTCAACACGTCCGGTTTCACTGGGTCTGTCTCAACATATTTCACCATTGGGACAAGCGACTCCTCTACCATTACAATATCCTTTGGAGTGGAAATCATTCTAAAGATGACAAAAGAGAAGACCTTTACGTTCGTGTTTGTCCTGCAG GTGCGCTCTTCAGGCACAGTTACAGAAACCTTCAGCTCCATGGCGTCGTTAGCAGCGTTGAGTGGTGTTCGACAAGAAACCGTAATGGGCAGAGCAGAAGTGAACGAAGAGGGAACAGACACCACCACTTTCGTTTCGGCACTGGACAGGCAGAACAAAACGTCCACAAGCAACAACACAGAGTGTCTCTACACCATGGA GGTGATCCTGATGAAAATCCAGTTCACTAATAAGCTGACAGGCGAACTATACCCGTGCGATTTGGACAACCAGGCGAATGCTGAGCCCCCCTATTTGGAAATTATAGACCATTATAACAACAC CGTCATCAATAGATATTGTTACCTGGACAAAAATGTGAGCATCCACTCATTTGGCGACCAGATGTTTGGCTATATTGTGACCAACGGAGATCCAAATATTGTTCCAGACATTCA gGCGGTTCAAATAAAGGAAGAATTCTGTTGTGGCGGCGTGTTCTATGGAGCCTTCCGTGTGCCACTCATCATACCGTCGCCGGATTATCCTCAGTACAAACCCCACATGCGATGTCCTTTCGTCTTCAGG TGCGACGAGGACTACGACGACTGCGTCATCCGTCTCGAATTCGAAAACTTCAACCTCGCCTCCAACGACGTCAGCCGAAGCCGTCGCCAAGCGCTGAACGAAAGCGACTTCGGGAACGGGACAGCTGCCACCACCCTCGCCCCGTACGTCCCGCCGACCGGACCCGACTTCAACCGGACGATCTGCGCCGGCGAGGATGTGGTTCGGGTCAGCCAGTGCGGGTCCATCTCGGCGATCAACTCTCGCGA gTTCTGCGCGGACAACCCTCCCTCGCAAGTCTACACAGGATACAAAGAAGTGCTGATGTATTTCGACTCGAATGACGAAAGGCAAGACCAGGGCTTCGTGATCAAGTTCACGCCGAAGGACAGGAGGAAAT gGATTTATTCTGACGCCGAACTCGAGCCGAAGTGCA CGTGCGCGCACAATCTTCCCAACCAAATAAGAAAGTACtttagaaagaggaataagaacaaGACCAATAAAGCGAAGGCAAACAAGGAGCCTCTGCGCCGcgtgaggagagaagaaagggaaaaactgaaGGAGAGGAGAACGGTCGAGAAGGAAGGTAAACTCcccgaaaggaggaagaggaagcaaaagaatgaagaaaataaggACAGGAGCACTAACGACCagggcaaaaagagagaggatgacgtCGAAGGcccaaagaggaggaggaagaaaatgaagaaaatggagggaggagaCAGCAACACCGAGGGCCAAAACAAGGGAAAGAAcggaagagacaaagaggagaaggaCGGCGAGAAACcacagggaaggaagaagaagagaatgaatgtaggagacaaagacagagacgccgagaaccaaaagaaaaagaatggaggAGACATCGAGGAGAACGTCAACGGtccaaagaggaggaggaagaatggaggcGGAGGGAACGAGGAGAACGCCAAACgccaaaagaggaggaggaagaatggaggcGGAGGGAACGAGGAGAACGCCAAACgtcaaaagaggaggaggaagaagatcggAAACACGAATGCATCCGAAAACGAAGGAGGGAatcagagagaacaaaagaagatCGCGAAGGACAGACGGAAGGACACATTactagagaagaaggaaaagagacttcaaaggaagaataaaaatggagaggaagacaTGCCTATGACACGAGCCTTTAACGGGAAGACGAACAGGAAGCGGCAGCAATACCCGTGGCTG GTCAGCGTGATACAATATGAGCGACCTCTCGTGAAAAACAAGGTCAAAGGTGATCGCCCTGTTGAGAGACTCTGCGGTGGAACACTCCTGAGTGACAGATACGTCCTCACTACGACCTCCTGCTGCACCTATTGCAA AAccgtttgggaaaagaaaaataagaagaatattaaATTGCGGAAGAAGAGAGACGCAGAAGGAGAGAACAATAAGATggcaaataagagaaagagaaggaagaaagaggaagacaagaagggcgaagtaaaagaaggagaagacgacatggatacagagaagaaaggaggtaaccagaggagaagaagaaagaacaagaaaacaaacgagGAATTAGAGAACGGTGGCAACAATAGGGACAAAGACGAGAAAGCGAAGGGAATtggcaaaggaaaaggaatgaagagaggagacaagaagacCGACaaggaaaacgataatgatgatgataacaaaggaaaaggaaaaggaaagaaaaaaggagacaagaAGAACGATaaggaaaacgataatgatgatgatgacaaaggaaaaggaaaacgaaagaaaaagggacaCAAGAAGAAGAACGACAACCAAAACGACAATGACGAcgcgaacaagaacaagaaaagacgaaaaggagagaagagaggcaacaagaagaaagaagacagagagaagggcgCCGGGAACGGCCAGGGGGACACCGCCCCCCGGCAGAACCAGAACAAGAGGCGCAACCCACTGAAGAAGGACGTGGGCGCGATCATCGGCGAGGGCAGCATCAACATCAAGAAACTCGGGGACGTCAAGCCACTGAAGATCGGCGGCATCTTCATCCCGAGCGATTGCTACGACAAGATGGGCAAGACGGAGCTAA ACGGCGAACCCCTGTACCCGGTCGAGTGCCCCGTGCTACTGAagctgaagaagaaggtgaaATTCAACAGGTTCATTAAGCCCATGTGCATGCCGATTTTCGATAAGATCAAAATCAACAAGGAGAGAGCAGCTTCCCTGGGCTACGGGACCAGAAAAGCGTCGAAGACAG aaCCCTCCAAGATACCGGCTGAAGTGATTAACATGCGCGTGCTGAAGAAGTGCGAGAAGAGGCTGAAGATGAAGCTGGACAAGACTATGATCTGtacgaagggaaagaaaaagagcggACACATGTGCTTC TTCGACGAGGGAGCACCTCTCCTGAACGTCAAAGTAACAGGCAGCGGATACAAGCAACATGCTAACCTTTATGGTGCCTTG GTTGTGCCTAGCTGCCAGCttgaagacaagaagaaaaagaagaaccgcAGAGAGAAGCGAGACACTGACGAAAACGAACCAAAGGA
- the LOC119582851 gene encoding uncharacterized protein LOC119582851 isoform X8, translated as MEKLGRYFHWPRKHVRPHRARDRPSPVHPITFRRLRPKSMRFSITASTTAETTMATEPPTTTSGPDRGSTSTPTPTTTVEITTVSGTTLPTTTEITGPTTTAGITTTGSTVTTTEGPTTTAGPMVITTEGPTTTVGPTVTTTEVPVTEQTAPTTQAPDVETTIQTTTKAPVTEPPVTAAPTQAPDTETTTKEQTEPPVTQAPDTETTTKTEVTAKQTESPVTAAPATQAPDTETTTKAKEQTEAPATAAPAPDTETTTKEQTEAPATAAPAPDTETTTKEQTEAPATAAPAPDTETTTKVTAKQTESPVTAAPTTQAPDAETTTKAKEETKAPTAAPAPDTETTTKAQITTKQTEAPVTAAPTTPAPDTQTTMKEQTEAPATPAPAPDTETTTKAQEQTEAPVTAAPVTAAPVTAAPITAAPAPETTTKAKEQTEAPTAAPAPETTTKAKEQTEPPVTAAPVPAPETTTKAQEQTEAPVTAAPAPETTTKAKEQTDSPVTAAPVPAPETTKAPEPVTEAPAPEPVTDAPVEVTTAQFNTSGFTGSVSTYFTIGTSDSSTITISFGVEIILKMTKEKTFTFVFVLQVRSSGTVTETFSSMASLAALSGVRQETVMGRAEVNEEGTDTTTFVSALDRQNKTSTSNNTECLYTMEVILMKIQFTNKLTGELYPCDLDNQANAEPPYLEIIDHYNNTVINRYCYLDKNVSIHSFGDQMFGYIVTNGDPNIVPDIQAVQIKEEFCCGGVFYGAFRVPLIIPSPDYPQYKPHMRCPFVFRCDEDYDDCVIRLEFENFNLASNDVSRSRRQALNESDFGNGTAATTLAPYVPPTGPDFNRTICAGEDVVRVSQCGSISAINSREFCADNPPSQVYTGYKEVLMYFDSNDERQDQGFVIKFTPKDRRKWIYSDAELEPKCTCAHNLPNQIRKYFRKRNKNKTNKAKANKEPLRRVRREEREKLKERRTVEKEGKLPERRKRKQKNEENKDRSTNDQGKKREDDVEGPKRRRKKMKKMEGGDSNTEGQNKGKNGRDKEEKDGEKPQGRKKKRMNVGDKDRDAENQKKKNGGDIEENVNGPKRRRKNGGGGNEENAKRQKRRRKNGGGGNEENAKRQKRRRKKIGNTNASENEGGNQREQKKIAKDRRKDTLLEKKEKRLQRKNKNGEEDMPMTRAFNGKTNRKRQQYPWLVSVIQYERPLVKNKVKGDRPVERLCGGTLLSDRYVLTTTSCCTYCKTVWEKKNKKNIKLRKKRDAEGENNKMANKRKRRKKEEDKKGEVKEGEDDMDTEKKGGNQRRRRKNKKTNEELENGGNNRDKDEKAKGIGKGKGMKRGDKKTDKENDNDDDNKGKGKGKKKGDKKNDKENDNDDDDKGKGKRKKKGHKKKNDNQNDNDDANKNKKRRKGEKRGNKKKEDREKGAGNGQGDTAPRQNQNKRRNPLKKDVGAIIGEGSINIKKLGDVKPLKIGGIFIPSDCYDKMGKTELNGEPLYPVECPVLLKLKKKVKFNRFIKPMCMPIFDKIKINKERAASLGYGTRKASKTEPSKIPAEVINMRVLKKCEKRLKMKLDKTMICTKGKKKSGHMCFFDEGAPLLNVKVTGSGYKQHANLYGALVVPSCQLEDKKKKKNRREKRDTDENEPKEKRRKLRRRKQETPGTATASKPRQEAKRQGKEGAPGDRPKRKKKLRKMGDVGGEESQQTKPKKLRRKLGRQGQKDKKSILQDGGGDEYNPRKYNKFYIDVWVNIRSYKKWILNVVFNKKKAKACQRPKHFKSVPDIAKKFEIEDPCPF; from the exons ATGGAAAAGCTTGGCCGGTATTTCCATTGGCCACGCAAGCACGTGAGACCTCACCGCGCGAGAGACCGACCTTCGCCTGTCCATCCAATCACCTTTCGTCGCCTAAGGCCTAAGTCCATGCGCTTCTCCATCACAGCTTCCACGACGGCGGAAACCACGATGGCCACGGAGCCTCCGACGACCACCTCAGGGCCGGACCGAG GAAGTACCTCAACGCCTACACCCACAACCACGGTTGAAATTACAACAGTTTCTGGTACGACTCTACCTACAACAACAGAAATTACAGGCCCTACAACAACTGCAGGTATCACAACTACAGGATCTACAGTTACAACCACAGAAGGTCCAACAACAACAGCTGGACCTATGGTTATAACTACAGAAGGTCCTACAACAACAGTTGGACCCACAGTTACAACTACAGAAG TGCCCGTTACAGAACAAACGGCGCCGACAACGCAAGCTCCAGATGTAGAGACTACTATTCAAACTACAACTAAGG CCCCAGTTACAGAACCTCCAGTAACAGCAGCACCAACACAAGCCCCAGATACAGAAACAACCACGAAAG AACAAACGGAACCACCAGTGACACAGGCGCCCGATACAGAAACTACCACGAAAACTGAAG TAACTGCAAAACAAACGGAATCGCCTGTAACGGCAGCACCTGCAACGCAGGCGCCAGACACAGAAACTACCACGAAAGCTAAAG AGCAAACGGAGGCTCCAGCAACAGCAGCACCAGCGCCTGATACAGAAACCACCAcaaaag AGCAAACGGAGGCTCCAGCAACAGCAGCACCTGCGCCTGATACAGAAACCACCAcaaaag AGCAAACGGAGGCTCCAGCAACAGCAGCACCTGCGCCTGATACAGAAACCACCACAAAAG TAACTGCAAAACAAACGGAATCGCCTGTAACGGCAGCACCTACAACGCAGGCGCCAGACGCAGAAACTACCACGAAAGCTAAAG AGGAAACGAAAGCTCCAACAGCAGCTCCAGCGCCAGATACAGAAACTACCACAAAAGCTCAAA TAACTACAAAACAAACGGAAGCGCCTGTAACGGCAGCACCTACAACGCCGGCGCCAGACACACAAACTACCATGAAAG AGCAAACGGAAGCGCCGGCAACACCAGCACCAGCGCCAGATACAGAAACTACCACAAAAGCTCAAG AGCAAACAGAAGCTCCGGTAACTGCAGCTCCGGTAACTGCAGCTCCGGTAACTGCAGCTCCGATAACTGCAGCTCCTGCACCAGAAACTACCACAAAAGCTAAAG AACAAACGGAAGCTCCAACAGCAGCGCCAGCACCGGAAACTACCACAAAGGCTAAAG AACAAACGGAGCCACCAGTAACTGCAGCACCTGTACCTGCGCCTGAGACTACCACAAAAGCCCAAG AGCAAACAGAAGCTCCAGTAACAGCGGCACCTGCACCGGAAACAACCACAAAAGCTAAAG AGCAAACGGACTCACCAGTTACTGCAGCACCGGTACCTGCACCAGAAACTACAAAAGCTCCAG AACCAGTGACAGAAGCACCCGCACCGGAACCTGTAACGGACGCCCCAGTAGAAG TGACCACAGCCCAGTTCAACACGTCCGGTTTCACTGGGTCTGTCTCAACATATTTCACCATTGGGACAAGCGACTCCTCTACCATTACAATATCCTTTGGAGTGGAAATCATTCTAAAGATGACAAAAGAGAAGACCTTTACGTTCGTGTTTGTCCTGCAG GTGCGCTCTTCAGGCACAGTTACAGAAACCTTCAGCTCCATGGCGTCGTTAGCAGCGTTGAGTGGTGTTCGACAAGAAACCGTAATGGGCAGAGCAGAAGTGAACGAAGAGGGAACAGACACCACCACTTTCGTTTCGGCACTGGACAGGCAGAACAAAACGTCCACAAGCAACAACACAGAGTGTCTCTACACCATGGA GGTGATCCTGATGAAAATCCAGTTCACTAATAAGCTGACAGGCGAACTATACCCGTGCGATTTGGACAACCAGGCGAATGCTGAGCCCCCCTATTTGGAAATTATAGACCATTATAACAACAC CGTCATCAATAGATATTGTTACCTGGACAAAAATGTGAGCATCCACTCATTTGGCGACCAGATGTTTGGCTATATTGTGACCAACGGAGATCCAAATATTGTTCCAGACATTCA gGCGGTTCAAATAAAGGAAGAATTCTGTTGTGGCGGCGTGTTCTATGGAGCCTTCCGTGTGCCACTCATCATACCGTCGCCGGATTATCCTCAGTACAAACCCCACATGCGATGTCCTTTCGTCTTCAGG TGCGACGAGGACTACGACGACTGCGTCATCCGTCTCGAATTCGAAAACTTCAACCTCGCCTCCAACGACGTCAGCCGAAGCCGTCGCCAAGCGCTGAACGAAAGCGACTTCGGGAACGGGACAGCTGCCACCACCCTCGCCCCGTACGTCCCGCCGACCGGACCCGACTTCAACCGGACGATCTGCGCCGGCGAGGATGTGGTTCGGGTCAGCCAGTGCGGGTCCATCTCGGCGATCAACTCTCGCGA gTTCTGCGCGGACAACCCTCCCTCGCAAGTCTACACAGGATACAAAGAAGTGCTGATGTATTTCGACTCGAATGACGAAAGGCAAGACCAGGGCTTCGTGATCAAGTTCACGCCGAAGGACAGGAGGAAAT gGATTTATTCTGACGCCGAACTCGAGCCGAAGTGCA CGTGCGCGCACAATCTTCCCAACCAAATAAGAAAGTACtttagaaagaggaataagaacaaGACCAATAAAGCGAAGGCAAACAAGGAGCCTCTGCGCCGcgtgaggagagaagaaagggaaaaactgaaGGAGAGGAGAACGGTCGAGAAGGAAGGTAAACTCcccgaaaggaggaagaggaagcaaaagaatgaagaaaataaggACAGGAGCACTAACGACCagggcaaaaagagagaggatgacgtCGAAGGcccaaagaggaggaggaagaaaatgaagaaaatggagggaggagaCAGCAACACCGAGGGCCAAAACAAGGGAAAGAAcggaagagacaaagaggagaaggaCGGCGAGAAACcacagggaaggaagaagaagagaatgaatgtaggagacaaagacagagacgccgagaaccaaaagaaaaagaatggaggAGACATCGAGGAGAACGTCAACGGtccaaagaggaggaggaagaatggaggcGGAGGGAACGAGGAGAACGCCAAACgccaaaagaggaggaggaagaatggaggcGGAGGGAACGAGGAGAACGCCAAACgtcaaaagaggaggaggaagaagatcggAAACACGAATGCATCCGAAAACGAAGGAGGGAatcagagagaacaaaagaagatCGCGAAGGACAGACGGAAGGACACATTactagagaagaaggaaaagagacttcaaaggaagaataaaaatggagaggaagacaTGCCTATGACACGAGCCTTTAACGGGAAGACGAACAGGAAGCGGCAGCAATACCCGTGGCTG GTCAGCGTGATACAATATGAGCGACCTCTCGTGAAAAACAAGGTCAAAGGTGATCGCCCTGTTGAGAGACTCTGCGGTGGAACACTCCTGAGTGACAGATACGTCCTCACTACGACCTCCTGCTGCACCTATTGCAA AAccgtttgggaaaagaaaaataagaagaatattaaATTGCGGAAGAAGAGAGACGCAGAAGGAGAGAACAATAAGATggcaaataagagaaagagaaggaagaaagaggaagacaagaagggcgaagtaaaagaaggagaagacgacatggatacagagaagaaaggaggtaaccagaggagaagaagaaagaacaagaaaacaaacgagGAATTAGAGAACGGTGGCAACAATAGGGACAAAGACGAGAAAGCGAAGGGAATtggcaaaggaaaaggaatgaagagaggagacaagaagacCGACaaggaaaacgataatgatgatgataacaaaggaaaaggaaaaggaaagaaaaaaggagacaagaAGAACGATaaggaaaacgataatgatgatgatgacaaaggaaaaggaaaacgaaagaaaaagggacaCAAGAAGAAGAACGACAACCAAAACGACAATGACGAcgcgaacaagaacaagaaaagacgaaaaggagagaagagaggcaacaagaagaaagaagacagagagaagggcgCCGGGAACGGCCAGGGGGACACCGCCCCCCGGCAGAACCAGAACAAGAGGCGCAACCCACTGAAGAAGGACGTGGGCGCGATCATCGGCGAGGGCAGCATCAACATCAAGAAACTCGGGGACGTCAAGCCACTGAAGATCGGCGGCATCTTCATCCCGAGCGATTGCTACGACAAGATGGGCAAGACGGAGCTAA ACGGCGAACCCCTGTACCCGGTCGAGTGCCCCGTGCTACTGAagctgaagaagaaggtgaaATTCAACAGGTTCATTAAGCCCATGTGCATGCCGATTTTCGATAAGATCAAAATCAACAAGGAGAGAGCAGCTTCCCTGGGCTACGGGACCAGAAAAGCGTCGAAGACAG aaCCCTCCAAGATACCGGCTGAAGTGATTAACATGCGCGTGCTGAAGAAGTGCGAGAAGAGGCTGAAGATGAAGCTGGACAAGACTATGATCTGtacgaagggaaagaaaaagagcggACACATGTGCTTC TTCGACGAGGGAGCACCTCTCCTGAACGTCAAAGTAACAGGCAGCGGATACAAGCAACATGCTAACCTTTATGGTGCCTTG GTTGTGCCTAGCTGCCAGCttgaagacaagaagaaaaagaagaaccgcAGAGAGAAGCGAGACACTGACGAAAACGAACCAAAGGA